From one Geoalkalibacter halelectricus genomic stretch:
- a CDS encoding LemA family protein, producing MTVWIVLGVIALITTALVLFVIVVYNGFISMKNNIDKAWSNIDVLLKQRFDELPKLIKVCEGYMQHEQRTLEAVIKARSQVNSAGSEEQKIKAQNMLTDTLRSLFMVVERYPELKADKAFRALQSRITELEDQIADRREFFNDAVNIYNIRLAQFPDVLVARLFSFGRRTLWQIDPAHRQDVQVSFQAPSA from the coding sequence ATGACTGTCTGGATCGTGCTCGGCGTAATCGCCCTCATTACGACGGCCCTGGTGCTGTTCGTCATCGTCGTCTACAACGGCTTCATCAGCATGAAAAACAACATCGACAAGGCCTGGAGCAACATCGACGTGCTGCTCAAGCAGCGCTTTGACGAGTTGCCCAAGCTGATCAAGGTGTGCGAGGGCTACATGCAGCACGAACAGCGCACCCTCGAAGCGGTGATCAAGGCCCGTTCGCAGGTGAACAGCGCCGGCAGCGAGGAGCAGAAAATCAAGGCGCAGAACATGCTCACCGACACCCTGCGCTCGCTGTTCATGGTGGTGGAGCGCTATCCCGAACTCAAGGCCGACAAGGCCTTTCGCGCCCTGCAGTCCCGCATCACCGAACTCGAGGACCAGATCGCCGACCGCCGCGAGTTCTTCAACGACGCGGTCAACATCTACAACATCCGCCTCGCCCAGTTCCCCGACGTGCTGGTGGCGCGCCTGTTCAGCTTCGGCCGCCGCACCCTGTGGCAGATCGACCCGGCGCATCGCCAGGACGTGCAGGTGAGCTTCCAGGCGCCCTCGGCCTGA
- a CDS encoding AbrB/MazE/SpoVT family DNA-binding domain-containing protein: MGITTRLSSKGQVIIPRQVRAAHNWKSGQELEVVDVGDGVLLKPKKPFPETTLAEVAGSLGYQGKARTIEEMEEAIRRGARESESDRR, from the coding sequence ATGGGGATCACGACCAGACTTTCCAGCAAAGGACAGGTGATCATTCCCCGGCAGGTACGGGCTGCGCATAATTGGAAAAGTGGACAGGAGTTGGAAGTCGTCGATGTGGGCGACGGAGTGCTTCTGAAGCCGAAAAAACCGTTTCCTGAAACAACCCTGGCCGAGGTGGCCGGCTCTCTTGGGTACCAGGGTAAAGCCAGAACGATCGAAGAAATGGAAGAGGCGATCCGCAGGGGCGCCAGGGAGTCGGAGAGTGATCGCCGTTGA
- a CDS encoding type II toxin-antitoxin system VapC family toxin: protein MIAVDTNIVVRLLTGDDPSQMAQAREIFTGAEIFIAETVMLETEWVLRYAYDIPPATIHDGLLKLFGLPNVVVRDARAISQAFEGYRSGMDFADSLHLATCGHCEEFFTFDKKFVRSATGSFPCKVRHP from the coding sequence GTGATCGCCGTTGACACAAACATCGTCGTGAGATTGCTGACCGGCGACGACCCGTCCCAGATGGCACAGGCGCGGGAGATCTTCACCGGCGCTGAGATTTTCATTGCCGAAACCGTGATGCTTGAGACCGAATGGGTGTTGCGCTATGCCTATGATATTCCTCCGGCAACGATTCACGACGGTTTGCTGAAACTTTTTGGCCTCCCGAATGTAGTCGTGCGCGATGCCCGTGCCATTTCCCAGGCGTTTGAAGGCTATCGCTCGGGAATGGACTTCGCTGACTCCCTGCATCTGGCCACGTGCGGTCACTGCGAGGAGTTTTTCACCTTCGATAAAAAGTTCGTGCGTTCAGCTACCGGCTCCTTCCCATGCAAGGTCCGTCATCCATAA
- a CDS encoding type II toxin-antitoxin system VapC family toxin has product MTDRLVIDNSVIMAWCFRDVGDGYADAVLSSLVDAEALVPGIWPLEVANVLVAAERRGRLKETDSTRFLALLADLPLRVIQESPQRITGEILALARETGLSSYDASYLDLAMREGEPLATLDEGLRKAAAKVGVELFQEEGKG; this is encoded by the coding sequence ATGACGGACCGCTTGGTCATCGACAATTCCGTCATCATGGCCTGGTGTTTCCGCGACGTCGGTGACGGCTATGCCGACGCCGTGCTAAGCAGTCTGGTGGACGCCGAGGCCTTGGTTCCCGGCATCTGGCCGCTGGAAGTGGCCAACGTGCTGGTGGCGGCCGAGCGACGAGGGCGCCTCAAGGAAACCGACAGCACCCGTTTTCTCGCCCTGCTCGCCGACCTGCCCCTGCGCGTCATTCAAGAATCCCCCCAGCGAATCACCGGGGAGATTCTCGCCCTGGCCCGCGAAACCGGGCTGTCGTCCTACGATGCGTCCTATCTCGATCTGGCCATGCGCGAAGGAGAACCCCTGGCGACCCTGGACGAGGGACTGCGTAAGGCGGCGGCGAAGGTGGGGGTCGAGTTGTTTCAGGAAGAGGGGAAAGGGTAA
- a CDS encoding type II toxin-antitoxin system Phd/YefM family antitoxin, whose amino-acid sequence MDVVGAYDAKTRLPELLKRVEKGERITITRHGVPVAILQPPDTAPAAAPEKTIAALRRFRTKHALDGLTVRELIEEGRR is encoded by the coding sequence ATGGATGTAGTAGGCGCTTACGATGCCAAGACCCGCTTGCCGGAATTGCTCAAGCGAGTGGAAAAAGGAGAGAGAATCACCATCACCAGACATGGCGTACCAGTGGCGATATTGCAGCCGCCGGACACGGCCCCAGCGGCTGCGCCGGAAAAAACCATCGCCGCTTTGCGCCGGTTTCGGACCAAGCATGCCCTCGATGGGCTGACGGTACGGGAACTGATTGAGGAGGGGAGGCGCTAG
- a CDS encoding KamA family radical SAM protein has product METWQKILQASLTRPADVTRRFGIDPAPLEAVAAEYPMRINPYYLSLIKEVNDSIWRQAVPAAEELQDGVCPADPLEEENQSPVPNLVHRYPDRVLFLVCSECAMYCRFCTRKRKVGGENMQITRETIEGGLDYIRNHAEIRDVILSGGDPLLLADEKLDGILKALRAIPHVEIIRIGSRVPVVLPQRITPALVRVLRKYHPLYLNTHFNHPDEITEQAVKACARLADAGIPLGNQSVLLRGVNDDPAVMKRLMQKLLTIRVRPYYLYQADMVRGTNHFRTSVEEGLEIIRALRGHSSGLGVPAYVIDAPGGGGKIPLLPDYLQSLGEEVVLKNYLGDTYRYANVAPEVPEERRRVVNAQG; this is encoded by the coding sequence ATGGAAACCTGGCAAAAAATACTTCAGGCCAGTTTGACCCGCCCCGCCGATGTCACCCGGCGTTTCGGCATCGACCCCGCGCCTTTGGAGGCGGTGGCGGCGGAGTACCCCATGCGCATCAACCCCTATTACCTGTCCCTGATCAAGGAAGTGAACGATTCCATCTGGCGCCAGGCGGTGCCGGCGGCGGAGGAGTTGCAGGACGGCGTCTGCCCGGCCGATCCCCTGGAGGAGGAAAACCAGAGTCCGGTGCCCAACCTGGTGCATCGCTACCCGGATCGCGTGCTGTTTCTGGTGTGCTCCGAGTGCGCCATGTACTGCCGTTTCTGCACGCGCAAGCGCAAGGTGGGCGGGGAGAACATGCAGATCACCCGCGAGACCATCGAGGGCGGATTGGACTATATCCGCAACCATGCGGAAATCCGCGACGTGATTCTCTCCGGCGGTGATCCGCTGCTGCTCGCCGACGAGAAACTCGACGGCATCCTCAAGGCTCTGCGCGCCATCCCCCATGTGGAGATCATCCGCATCGGCTCGCGCGTGCCGGTGGTGCTGCCGCAGCGCATCACTCCGGCCCTGGTGCGGGTGCTGCGCAAGTACCATCCGCTCTATCTCAACACCCACTTCAACCATCCCGACGAGATCACCGAGCAGGCCGTCAAGGCCTGTGCGCGCCTGGCCGACGCGGGTATTCCCCTGGGCAACCAGTCGGTGCTGCTGCGCGGCGTCAATGACGATCCGGCGGTGATGAAGCGCCTCATGCAGAAGCTGCTCACCATCCGCGTGCGGCCCTACTACCTGTACCAGGCCGACATGGTGCGCGGCACCAACCACTTCCGCACCTCGGTGGAGGAGGGTCTGGAGATCATCCGCGCTCTGCGCGGCCACAGCTCGGGCCTGGGCGTACCGGCCTACGTCATCGACGCCCCCGGCGGCGGCGGCAAGATTCCGCTGTTGCCCGACTATCTGCAAAGCCTCGGCGAAGAGGTGGTGCTCAAGAACTACCTGGGAGACACCTACCGCTACGCCAACGTGGCGCCGGAGGTGCCCGAGGAACGGCGGCGGGTGGTGAACGCGCAGGGGTGA
- a CDS encoding GNAT family N-acetyltransferase gives MRNLKATDVPDLVRILEATGAFNDEEVGVAVELLGIVLNDHAQQDYEVAVAEVEGRVAGYVLFGPVPLTQGNFDLYWIAVDPAAQGHGVGRKLMAHVEEQARERGGRLVCLETSSQGSYERTRRFYEQAGYVEEARIRDFYKPGDDRLTYVKRLTALEER, from the coding sequence GTGCGTAACCTCAAGGCAACCGATGTGCCCGATCTGGTGCGGATTCTCGAAGCCACCGGGGCGTTCAACGATGAGGAAGTGGGCGTGGCGGTGGAGTTGCTGGGCATCGTGCTCAACGACCACGCGCAGCAGGATTACGAGGTGGCGGTGGCCGAGGTCGAGGGGCGCGTGGCCGGCTACGTGCTGTTCGGGCCGGTGCCCCTGACCCAGGGCAATTTTGACCTGTACTGGATCGCCGTCGATCCGGCGGCACAGGGGCATGGCGTCGGCCGCAAGCTGATGGCTCATGTGGAGGAACAGGCCCGCGAGCGCGGCGGGCGCCTGGTGTGCCTGGAAACCAGCTCCCAGGGCAGCTACGAGCGCACCCGGCGCTTCTACGAGCAGGCCGGTTACGTGGAAGAAGCGCGCATCCGCGATTTCTACAAGCCGGGGGATGACCGGCTGACCTATGTCAAACGCTTGACCGCTCTCGAGGAGAGATAG
- a CDS encoding D-alanine--D-alanine ligase family protein has translation MKVAVCFNRVPPRLVHGEPLDRISEEGAEAEAQAVAAALRELGHAPHLVALGADIAPFVAELRALAPELVFNLCEGFWGQSRKEMHIAALLDLLGLTFTGGAPLCLGLTQDKARTKDLLTRHQLPTPKYLLVKLGEQYPRVRDLAYPLIVKPRFEDASLGISNDSVVDNEGELKARIDYVHRTYRQGALVEEFIEGREINAAILGNGSHEVLPLSEIRFHSDLVRPIVSYEGKWLEQSQGYQGTQPLCPAPLKGRDAILVRDVALRAYKIMECRDYARVDIRLRDGVPYILEVNANPDISPEAGLARCAGVAGIRYPQLIRRVLEMAAQRREAARA, from the coding sequence GTGAAAGTCGCGGTCTGCTTTAACCGGGTGCCACCGCGACTGGTCCACGGCGAACCGCTGGATCGCATCTCCGAGGAGGGTGCCGAAGCCGAGGCCCAGGCGGTGGCCGCCGCCCTGCGCGAACTCGGCCATGCCCCGCACCTGGTGGCGCTGGGCGCCGACATTGCGCCCTTTGTGGCTGAATTGCGCGCCCTGGCGCCCGAGCTGGTGTTCAACCTCTGCGAGGGGTTCTGGGGGCAGAGTCGCAAGGAGATGCACATCGCGGCGCTGCTCGATCTTCTCGGGTTGACCTTCACCGGCGGCGCGCCCCTGTGCCTGGGCCTGACCCAGGACAAGGCGCGCACCAAGGATCTGCTCACCCGCCACCAACTGCCCACCCCCAAGTACCTGCTGGTCAAGCTCGGCGAGCAGTATCCCCGGGTGCGCGATCTGGCCTATCCCCTCATCGTCAAGCCGCGCTTCGAGGACGCCTCCCTGGGCATTTCCAACGACAGCGTGGTGGACAACGAGGGCGAACTCAAGGCCCGCATCGACTACGTCCATCGCACCTACCGCCAGGGGGCGCTGGTGGAGGAATTCATCGAGGGGCGCGAGATCAACGCCGCGATTCTCGGCAACGGCTCCCACGAGGTGTTGCCCCTCTCCGAAATCCGCTTTCATTCCGACCTGGTGCGACCCATCGTCAGCTACGAGGGCAAGTGGCTGGAACAATCCCAGGGCTACCAGGGTACCCAGCCGCTGTGCCCCGCGCCGCTCAAGGGCCGCGACGCCATCCTGGTGCGCGACGTGGCGCTGCGCGCCTACAAGATCATGGAATGCCGTGATTACGCCCGCGTCGACATCCGCCTGCGCGACGGCGTGCCCTACATTCTCGAAGTCAACGCCAATCCGGACATCTCCCCCGAGGCGGGGCTGGCGCGCTGCGCCGGGGTGGCGGGGATCAGGTATCCCCAGCTGATCCGCCGCGTGCTGGAGATGGCCGCGCAACGCAGGGAGGCTGCACGTGCGTAA
- a CDS encoding D-alanine--D-alanine ligase family protein: MHIALSFSLKGESPRVEDAAGEPPSEPPDSPPDDLYAEWDDIHTITAVADALRTQHRVTLVEADLNAFETYRALRPDLVFNIAEGLHGASREAQIPALLDMLDLPYTGSDPLTLGLCLDKRRTKEILTHHRVATPRFVVAASLNEIPTRFTYPAMVKPILEGSSKGVTDKALVRNRRELVRQVQWVLETYRQPALIEEFLPGREFTVALLGNGAELRVLPIVEINFDSLPAGVNPIYSYEAKWLWDQEHDPLQIFTCPAQVEPLLRRQIEELCKRAFNALGCRDWCRIDVRLDGRGLPQVIELNPLPGILPRPEQNSCFPKAARAAGLSYDQLILAVADAAALRLNLQAESGGCRESRGLL; the protein is encoded by the coding sequence ATGCATATCGCGCTTTCCTTCAGTCTGAAGGGAGAGTCGCCGCGCGTTGAAGACGCGGCCGGCGAACCTCCTTCGGAGCCTCCCGACAGCCCTCCCGACGACCTCTACGCCGAGTGGGACGACATCCACACCATCACTGCCGTGGCTGATGCCCTGCGCACGCAGCATCGCGTGACCCTGGTCGAGGCGGACCTCAACGCCTTTGAAACCTACCGTGCCCTGCGCCCGGATCTGGTGTTTAACATCGCGGAAGGGCTGCACGGCGCAAGCCGCGAGGCGCAGATTCCCGCCCTGCTCGACATGCTGGATCTGCCCTACACCGGCAGCGATCCGCTCACCCTCGGGCTGTGCCTGGACAAGCGGCGCACCAAGGAAATCCTCACCCACCACCGCGTCGCCACGCCGCGCTTCGTGGTGGCGGCGTCCCTCAACGAGATTCCGACGCGTTTCACCTATCCGGCCATGGTCAAGCCGATCCTCGAAGGCTCGAGCAAGGGCGTGACGGACAAGGCGCTGGTGCGCAACCGCCGCGAGCTGGTGCGCCAGGTGCAGTGGGTGCTGGAAACCTACCGCCAGCCGGCGCTCATCGAGGAATTCTTGCCCGGGCGCGAATTCACCGTGGCGCTGCTCGGCAACGGCGCCGAGCTGCGTGTGCTGCCCATCGTCGAGATCAATTTCGACAGCCTGCCCGCCGGGGTCAATCCCATCTATTCCTACGAGGCCAAATGGCTCTGGGATCAGGAGCACGACCCCCTGCAAATCTTCACCTGCCCGGCCCAGGTCGAACCCCTGCTGCGTCGTCAGATCGAGGAGCTGTGCAAGCGCGCCTTCAACGCGCTGGGTTGCCGCGACTGGTGCCGCATCGACGTGCGTCTCGACGGGCGCGGCCTGCCCCAGGTCATCGAGCTTAATCCCCTGCCCGGCATCCTGCCGCGGCCCGAGCAGAACAGCTGCTTTCCCAAGGCGGCGCGCGCGGCGGGGCTGTCCTATGACCAGCTGATCCTGGCCGTGGCCGATGCCGCGGCCCTGCGCCTCAACCTGCAAGCCGAGTCTGGGGGGTGCCGTGAAAGTCGCGGTCTGCTTTAA
- a CDS encoding DUF1848 domain-containing protein, which produces MHIISASRRTDIPAFYTPWLLERLRAGHVEVPNPFNPHQVRRVDLRPQAVAGIVFWSKDPRPLLPHVADLDRRGYTSLFHITLTALPAPLEPRVPPPEEILAAVEELADKIGPQRLIWRFDPIVLSSLTPEERIISAFASLAEALQGKVRHCVISFARYYRQVQARLRRAPALEVFDPDRHDAAEALKRLGPLAAALAREGARRDLEVVSCAEPLDLSPFGVRPAACIDAALLGELFGVDLPRRKDGGQRLACRCSKSIDIGIYGTCRHGCLYCYARGDSALTRGLHHDPRATRLVTKAAPREVENPG; this is translated from the coding sequence ATGCACATCATCTCCGCCAGTCGCCGCACCGACATTCCCGCCTTCTACACGCCCTGGCTGCTGGAGCGGCTGCGTGCCGGCCATGTCGAGGTGCCCAACCCCTTCAATCCGCATCAGGTTCGCCGCGTCGATCTGCGTCCCCAGGCGGTGGCGGGAATTGTGTTCTGGAGCAAGGATCCGCGTCCCTTGCTGCCCCATGTGGCCGACCTCGACCGGCGCGGCTACACCAGTCTTTTTCATATTACTCTCACCGCTCTGCCGGCGCCGTTGGAGCCGCGTGTTCCACCCCCGGAAGAGATTCTTGCCGCCGTGGAGGAACTGGCGGATAAAATCGGCCCCCAGCGCCTGATCTGGCGCTTCGATCCCATCGTCCTTTCAAGTCTGACTCCCGAGGAACGCATTATCTCCGCCTTTGCAAGCCTTGCCGAGGCCCTGCAAGGCAAGGTGCGCCACTGCGTGATCAGTTTTGCCCGTTACTACCGCCAGGTGCAGGCGCGCTTGAGGCGTGCTCCGGCGCTGGAGGTGTTCGATCCGGACCGGCATGATGCGGCGGAGGCGCTGAAGCGCCTTGGTCCTCTGGCCGCGGCTCTGGCGCGAGAGGGCGCGCGGCGCGACCTGGAGGTAGTGTCCTGTGCCGAACCTCTGGACCTGTCGCCCTTCGGCGTGCGACCAGCGGCGTGCATCGACGCCGCACTCCTCGGCGAGCTCTTCGGTGTCGACCTGCCGAGACGTAAAGACGGCGGCCAGCGCCTGGCCTGTCGCTGTTCGAAGAGCATCGACATCGGCATCTACGGTACCTGCCGGCATGGCTGCCTCTATTGCTACGCACGCGGCGACAGCGCCCTGACCCGTGGCCTGCACCATGATCCGCGCGCGACGCGACTGGTGACGAAGGCGGCGCCGCGCGAGGTGGAAAATCCGGGGTGA
- a CDS encoding efflux RND transporter periplasmic adaptor subunit, with product MSRRKKIILLLCALVFAGLVVAALLPAPAEVSAVEVRRGPFVAYVEDEGRTRLRDSYPVLAPIGGYLRRVALEPGDPVAAGDVVFTIEPSPAPALDARMREQARETLAAARARLDAAHAEHAERTAQAQLAESEVRRYQPLYEAAVVSAAEMDVVRRTWERSRAAVRAAAAAVEAARHEVETARAVVEIAEGTRSPEDERLLRVRAPVSGVVLSRERCCEGIIHAGDQVLAIGNLAEDLEIQVDLLSMDAVRVPPDARVIITRWGGESDLEGRVRRIEPAGFKRVSALGVDEWRVPVLVEITSPRQDWRTLGEGFRIEARFILWEGEEVVQVPIGALFRVDDAWQVFVVEEGRARLRSVEPGRRSGLWTQILEGLEPGELVITHPGAQIDDGRRVRVEQQPFG from the coding sequence ATGAGTCGTCGAAAAAAAATCATTCTGCTGCTGTGCGCTTTGGTATTTGCGGGTCTGGTGGTCGCGGCCTTGCTGCCCGCGCCCGCCGAGGTCAGCGCCGTGGAGGTGCGTCGGGGACCTTTCGTCGCCTATGTCGAGGACGAAGGCCGTACCCGGCTGCGGGATTCCTATCCGGTGTTGGCGCCCATCGGCGGCTATTTGCGGCGGGTCGCTCTGGAACCGGGCGATCCGGTCGCCGCCGGGGATGTGGTTTTCACCATCGAGCCGAGTCCCGCCCCGGCCCTGGACGCGCGCATGCGCGAACAGGCGCGGGAAACCCTCGCCGCGGCCCGCGCGCGCCTGGACGCAGCGCACGCCGAGCACGCCGAGCGCACCGCCCAGGCGCAGCTGGCCGAGAGCGAGGTGCGGCGCTATCAGCCCTTGTATGAGGCCGCCGTGGTTTCGGCTGCCGAGATGGATGTGGTGCGGCGCACCTGGGAACGCAGTCGCGCCGCGGTGCGCGCCGCCGCGGCCGCCGTCGAGGCGGCGCGCCACGAGGTGGAAACCGCCCGCGCCGTGGTCGAGATTGCCGAAGGAACGCGCAGCCCCGAGGATGAGCGCCTGCTGCGGGTGCGCGCGCCGGTTTCCGGGGTGGTTTTGAGCCGCGAGCGCTGCTGCGAGGGGATCATTCACGCTGGGGATCAGGTTCTGGCCATCGGCAATCTGGCGGAAGATCTTGAAATCCAGGTCGATCTGCTGAGTATGGACGCAGTGCGCGTGCCGCCCGATGCGCGGGTGATCATCACACGCTGGGGGGGCGAGAGCGATCTGGAAGGCCGGGTGCGGCGCATCGAACCGGCCGGATTCAAGCGGGTCTCGGCCTTGGGGGTTGATGAATGGCGGGTGCCGGTGCTGGTGGAGATCACCTCGCCGCGCCAGGACTGGCGAACCCTGGGCGAGGGATTTCGCATCGAGGCGCGCTTTATCCTCTGGGAAGGCGAGGAGGTGGTGCAGGTTCCCATCGGCGCCCTGTTTCGCGTCGATGACGCCTGGCAGGTGTTCGTCGTCGAGGAGGGCCGCGCGCGTTTACGTTCCGTGGAGCCGGGGCGGCGCAGCGGGCTGTGGACTCAGATCCTCGAGGGCCTTGAACCAGGCGAACTCGTCATCACTCACCCCGGGGCGCAAATCGACGATGGGCGCCGGGTGCGGGTGGAACAGCAGCCTTTTGGGTGA
- a CDS encoding ABC transporter permease, whose product MRALHRKLLRDLLGFKGQVAAIAVVIAAGVMVLIIGATTLDAVRQAQQAFYQSHQFAEVFSELKRAPESLGEVLGGIAGVNLVETRVQAPVRLEIAGFDDPVRGLVLSVPEGRQPLVNRLAVRAGSLPEPGHDYQAAISEPLAEAHGLRPGDSLRAIINGRLETLTISGVVLSPEFVYQVGPADLLPDYERYGVLWMGRRALGRAFDMDGAFNSVVLTLQAGADERGVIEALDDLLAPYGSVGAYGRADQPSHFFIKEEIAQLRVMGTLLPAVFLGVAAFLLHVLMARVVRTQRQQVAILKAFGYGKGAIALHYLLFTAVIVVLGAVLGMTLGAWAAEGLAGLYAEYFRFPEMHFRVAPRVIALALLIAAGAALSGTWQAVRGAAAQQPASAMRPPTPERFARGRCEGALLRRLLDQPSRIILRNLARHPIKSGLSVLGIALSVALLLLGSYQFGSVTRLMEIQYGKVLRMDQHLIFTEPTSEGALAELRALPGVLYVEPYRSVPVRLRKGVREYRTSIYGLESRPRLRQVLDARHAPVTVPEEGLLLTSYLAEYLGVHPGETLRVEIMEGRRRTLDLTLAATVEEPVGVSAYMERRTLNRLLGEGPAMSGAWLLTDAHREAALFERLWEMPRIAGIGMISQAEAHLRDYLDSTMLMFMGILLLLAASIAFAVVYNNARITLAERERELATLRVLGFSRGEVAWILVGEIILLTLGAIPLGWLLGSGLAWLVNQAISADMFRLPFVLEPSIYAFSAAGVVLAALLSVGLMARRLARIDMVSSLKTE is encoded by the coding sequence GTGAGGGCGCTGCACCGCAAGCTGCTGCGCGATCTGCTCGGCTTCAAGGGTCAGGTCGCCGCCATTGCCGTGGTGATCGCCGCGGGGGTGATGGTGCTGATCATCGGCGCGACCACCCTGGATGCGGTGCGCCAGGCACAGCAAGCGTTTTATCAGAGCCATCAGTTCGCCGAGGTTTTCAGCGAACTCAAGCGCGCCCCGGAGAGCCTGGGCGAGGTGCTGGGCGGCATTGCCGGGGTCAACCTGGTGGAAACCCGGGTGCAGGCGCCGGTGCGTCTGGAAATTGCCGGTTTCGACGATCCGGTGCGCGGTCTGGTGCTGTCGGTCCCCGAGGGGCGTCAGCCCCTGGTCAACCGCCTCGCGGTGCGCGCGGGCAGCCTGCCGGAACCAGGGCATGACTATCAGGCGGCCATCAGCGAGCCCCTCGCCGAGGCCCATGGGTTGCGCCCGGGCGACAGTCTGCGGGCCATCATCAACGGGCGGCTTGAGACCCTCACCATCAGCGGGGTGGTGCTGTCGCCGGAATTTGTCTACCAGGTCGGGCCGGCCGATCTGCTGCCCGATTACGAGCGCTACGGCGTGCTGTGGATGGGGCGCCGCGCCCTGGGACGGGCCTTCGACATGGACGGGGCCTTCAACAGCGTGGTTCTGACCCTGCAGGCCGGTGCCGATGAGCGGGGGGTGATCGAGGCCCTCGATGACCTCCTGGCCCCCTACGGCAGTGTCGGGGCCTATGGCCGCGCGGATCAGCCCTCGCATTTTTTCATCAAGGAAGAAATCGCCCAACTGCGTGTCATGGGCACCCTGTTGCCGGCGGTTTTTCTGGGGGTGGCGGCCTTTTTGCTCCACGTGCTGATGGCGCGGGTGGTGCGCACCCAGCGCCAGCAGGTGGCCATCCTCAAGGCCTTTGGTTACGGCAAGGGTGCAATCGCCCTGCACTATCTGCTGTTCACCGCCGTGATCGTAGTGCTGGGCGCGGTGCTCGGCATGACCCTGGGAGCCTGGGCGGCCGAGGGCCTGGCCGGGTTGTATGCCGAATATTTTCGCTTTCCGGAAATGCACTTCAGGGTGGCGCCGCGGGTCATCGCCCTGGCGCTGCTCATCGCTGCGGGCGCGGCCCTTTCGGGAACCTGGCAGGCGGTGCGCGGCGCTGCCGCTCAACAGCCGGCTTCGGCCATGCGTCCGCCCACCCCGGAGCGCTTTGCCCGTGGCCGGTGTGAGGGTGCGCTTCTGCGGCGCCTGCTCGATCAGCCCAGCCGCATCATCCTGCGCAATCTGGCCCGGCATCCGATCAAATCCGGCCTCTCGGTGCTCGGTATCGCGCTCTCCGTGGCTTTGCTGCTGCTGGGCAGCTATCAGTTCGGTTCCGTAACCCGGCTGATGGAAATCCAGTACGGCAAGGTGCTGCGCATGGACCAGCATTTGATTTTCACCGAGCCCACCTCCGAGGGCGCGCTGGCGGAGTTGCGGGCGCTGCCGGGGGTGTTGTACGTCGAGCCCTATCGCAGTGTGCCGGTGCGTCTGCGCAAGGGTGTGCGCGAATACCGCACCAGCATTTACGGCCTGGAGAGCCGGCCCCGCCTGCGCCAGGTGCTCGACGCGCGCCATGCCCCCGTGACGGTCCCCGAGGAGGGGCTGCTGCTCACCAGCTACCTTGCCGAGTACCTGGGCGTGCATCCCGGAGAAACCCTGCGCGTGGAGATCATGGAGGGGCGGCGGCGCACCCTGGATCTGACCCTGGCCGCCACCGTGGAAGAACCCGTTGGGGTGAGCGCCTACATGGAGCGCCGGACCCTCAATCGCCTGCTGGGCGAGGGGCCGGCCATGAGCGGTGCCTGGCTGCTCACCGACGCGCACCGGGAAGCGGCGCTCTTCGAGCGGCTCTGGGAGATGCCGCGCATCGCCGGGATCGGCATGATCAGCCAGGCCGAAGCCCATCTGCGCGACTACCTGGACAGCACCATGTTAATGTTCATGGGGATTCTGCTGCTGTTGGCGGCATCCATCGCCTTTGCCGTGGTTTACAACAATGCACGCATCACCCTGGCCGAGCGTGAGCGCGAACTGGCCACCCTGCGCGTGCTGGGCTTTAGCCGCGGCGAGGTGGCCTGGATTCTGGTCGGCGAGATCATCCTCTTGACCCTGGGGGCAATCCCGTTAGGCTGGTTGTTGGGCAGCGGCTTGGCCTGGTTGGTGAACCAGGCCATCAGCGCCGACATGTTTCGCCTGCCTTTCGTGCTCGAACCAAGCATTTACGCCTTTTCCGCCGCGGGAGTGGTGCTCGCGGCGCTGCTGTCCGTGGGGCTGATGGCGCGGCGTCTCGCTCGCATCGATATGGTGTCGTCCCTCAAAACCGAGTAG